In one Streptomyces sp. NBC_00597 genomic region, the following are encoded:
- a CDS encoding NADH-quinone oxidoreductase subunit D yields the protein MSNTSNHAASRETTEGTVYTVTGGDWDEIVQSAAKADDERIVVNMGPQHPSTHGVLRLILEIDGETVTEARCGIGYLHTGIEKNLEFRNWTQGTTFVTRMDYLTPFFNETAYCLGVEKLLGITDQIPDRATVIRVLLMELNRLSSHLVCIATGGMELGATTIMIYGFRDRELILDIFELITGLRMNHAFVRPGGLAQDLPPGAVDQLRDFLKTMKKNLPEYDKLATGNPIFKARMQDVGYLDLTGCMALGATGPILRSAGLPHDLRKADPYCGYETYEFDVPTTETCDSYGRFLVRLEEMRQSLRIVEQCLERLEPGPVMVADKKIAWPAQLAMGPDGLGNSLDHIKNIMGTSMEALIHHFKLVTEGFRVPAGQVYAAVESPKGELGVHVVSDGGTRPYRVHFRDPSFTNLQAMAAMCEGGQVADVIVAVASIDPVMGGVDR from the coding sequence ATGTCCAACACCTCGAACCACGCGGCCTCCCGGGAAACCACAGAGGGCACCGTCTACACCGTCACCGGCGGCGACTGGGACGAGATCGTCCAGTCCGCGGCCAAGGCCGACGACGAGCGGATCGTCGTCAACATGGGCCCGCAGCACCCGTCCACCCACGGCGTGCTCCGCCTGATCCTGGAGATCGACGGCGAGACGGTCACCGAGGCCCGCTGCGGCATCGGCTACCTGCACACCGGCATCGAGAAGAACCTCGAATTCCGGAACTGGACGCAGGGCACCACCTTCGTGACGCGCATGGACTACCTGACGCCGTTCTTCAACGAGACGGCGTACTGCCTCGGCGTCGAGAAGCTGCTCGGCATCACCGACCAGATCCCGGACCGCGCCACCGTCATCCGCGTCCTGCTGATGGAGCTCAACCGGCTCTCCTCCCACCTGGTGTGCATCGCCACCGGCGGCATGGAGCTGGGCGCGACCACGATCATGATCTACGGCTTCCGGGACCGCGAGCTGATCCTCGACATCTTCGAGCTGATCACCGGCCTGCGCATGAACCACGCGTTCGTCCGCCCCGGAGGCCTCGCCCAGGACCTGCCCCCGGGCGCCGTGGACCAGCTGCGCGACTTCCTCAAGACCATGAAGAAGAACCTGCCGGAGTACGACAAGCTCGCCACCGGCAACCCCATCTTCAAGGCCCGCATGCAGGACGTCGGCTACCTCGACCTCACCGGCTGCATGGCGCTGGGCGCCACCGGCCCGATCCTGCGCTCCGCCGGCCTGCCGCACGACCTGCGCAAGGCGGACCCGTACTGCGGCTACGAGACCTACGAGTTCGACGTGCCGACCACCGAGACCTGCGACTCGTACGGGCGGTTCCTGGTCCGCCTGGAGGAGATGCGCCAGTCCCTGCGGATCGTCGAGCAGTGCCTGGAACGGCTGGAGCCGGGCCCGGTCATGGTCGCCGACAAGAAGATCGCCTGGCCGGCGCAGCTGGCGATGGGCCCGGACGGCCTCGGCAACTCGCTCGACCACATCAAGAACATCATGGGCACCTCCATGGAAGCCCTCATCCACCACTTCAAGCTGGTGACCGAGGGCTTCCGGGTACCGGCCGGGCAGGTGTACGCGGCCGTCGAGTCCCCCAAGGGCGAACTCGGCGTCCACGTCGTCTCCGACGGGGGCACCCGCCCCTACCGGGTCCACTTCCGCGACCCGTCCTTCACCAACCTGCAGGCCATGGCCGCGATGTGCGAGGGCGGCCAGGTCGCCGACGTCATCGTCGCCGTCGCCTCCATCGACCCCGTGATGGGAGGCGTCGACCGATGA
- the nuoE gene encoding NADH-quinone oxidoreductase subunit NuoE produces the protein MTTEFSGGDTPQAPLSLGMPQLPAPDFPADVRARLEADAAEVIARYPDSRSALLPLLHLTQAEEGHVSRTGIRFCAEVLGLTTAEVTAVATFYTMYRRRPSGDYQVGVCTNTLCAVMGGDAIFDELKAHLGVGNNETTPDGKVTLEHIECNAACDYAPVVMVNWEFFDNQTPDSAKAMVDDLIAGRPVAPTRGAPLCTYKETARILAGFPDEREGAVEASGGAGPASLIGLRIARGETPQLGKVVHPRGEAEAATEEGE, from the coding sequence ATGACCACTGAGTTTTCTGGAGGGGACACCCCCCAGGCCCCCCTGTCCCTGGGCATGCCCCAGCTGCCGGCCCCCGACTTCCCGGCCGACGTGCGCGCCCGGCTCGAAGCCGATGCCGCCGAGGTCATCGCCCGCTACCCCGACAGCCGCTCCGCGCTGCTGCCGCTGCTGCACCTGACGCAGGCGGAGGAAGGCCACGTCTCGCGGACCGGCATCCGGTTCTGCGCCGAGGTGCTGGGCCTGACCACCGCCGAGGTCACCGCCGTCGCCACCTTCTACACGATGTACCGGCGGCGCCCCTCCGGCGACTACCAGGTCGGCGTATGCACGAACACCCTGTGCGCGGTCATGGGTGGCGACGCGATCTTCGACGAGCTCAAGGCGCACCTCGGGGTCGGCAACAACGAGACCACCCCCGACGGCAAGGTGACGCTGGAGCACATCGAGTGCAACGCGGCCTGCGACTACGCCCCCGTGGTGATGGTCAACTGGGAGTTCTTCGACAACCAGACCCCCGACTCCGCCAAGGCCATGGTCGACGACCTGATCGCGGGCCGACCCGTCGCGCCGACCCGGGGCGCGCCGCTGTGCACGTACAAGGAGACCGCCCGGATCCTGGCCGGCTTCCCGGACGAGCGCGAGGGCGCGGTCGAGGCGAGCGGCGGCGCCGGCCCCGCCTCCCTGATCGGCCTGCGCATCGCACGCGGCGAGACCCCGCAGCTCGGCAAGGTCGTGCACCCGCGTGGTGAGGCCGAGGCTGCCACCGAGGAGGGGGAGTGA
- the nuoF gene encoding NADH-quinone oxidoreductase subunit NuoF, with translation MMTVTAEMHENGAPEKLLAPVLSAFWDEPQSWTLETYRRHDGYEGLRKALAMTPDDLIAYVKDSGLRGRGGAGFPTGMKWQFIPQGDGKPHYLVVNADESEPGTCKDIPLLFANPHSLIEGMIIACYAIRSEHAFIYLRGEVVPVLRRLHEAVREAYDAGYLGENVLGSGLKLDITVHAGAGAYICGEETALLDSLEGRRGQPRLRPPFPAVEGLYACPTVVNNVESIASVPAILNRGKDWFKAMGTEKSPGFTLYSLSGHVAGPGQYEAPLGITLRQLLDMSGGMRPGHRLKFWTPGGSSTPMFTDEHLDVPLDYEGVGAAGSMLGTKALQCFDETTCVVRAVTRWTEFYAHESCGKCTPCREGTYWLVQLLRDIEAGEGVMSDLDKLNDIADNINGKSFCALGDGAASPIFSSLKYFRAEYEQHITGKGCPFDPRKSTLWADTEVNA, from the coding sequence GTGATGACGGTGACTGCCGAAATGCATGAGAACGGTGCGCCGGAGAAGCTGCTGGCGCCCGTGCTGTCGGCGTTCTGGGACGAGCCGCAGTCATGGACGCTGGAGACCTACCGGCGGCACGACGGGTACGAGGGCCTGCGCAAGGCACTCGCGATGACCCCGGACGACCTCATCGCATACGTGAAGGACTCCGGTCTGCGCGGCCGCGGCGGCGCGGGCTTCCCCACCGGAATGAAGTGGCAGTTCATTCCGCAGGGCGACGGAAAGCCGCACTACCTCGTCGTGAACGCGGACGAGTCGGAGCCGGGAACCTGCAAGGACATCCCCCTTCTCTTCGCCAACCCGCACTCCCTCATCGAGGGAATGATCATTGCCTGCTACGCGATCCGGTCGGAGCACGCCTTCATCTACCTGCGCGGCGAGGTCGTGCCGGTGCTGCGGCGCCTGCACGAGGCGGTGCGCGAGGCGTACGACGCCGGCTACCTCGGGGAGAACGTTCTCGGGAGCGGACTGAAGCTCGACATCACGGTGCACGCGGGAGCGGGCGCGTACATCTGCGGTGAGGAGACGGCACTCCTCGACTCCCTCGAAGGCCGGCGCGGCCAGCCCCGGCTGCGTCCCCCCTTCCCTGCCGTCGAGGGGCTCTACGCGTGCCCCACTGTCGTCAACAACGTCGAATCCATCGCCTCGGTTCCCGCGATCCTGAACCGGGGCAAGGACTGGTTCAAGGCGATGGGGACCGAGAAGTCCCCCGGCTTCACCCTGTACTCGCTCTCCGGGCACGTCGCCGGCCCCGGCCAGTACGAGGCCCCCCTCGGCATCACCCTGCGCCAGCTGCTCGACATGAGCGGCGGGATGCGGCCCGGGCACCGGCTGAAGTTCTGGACCCCGGGCGGCTCCTCCACCCCGATGTTCACGGACGAGCACCTGGACGTGCCGCTGGACTACGAGGGCGTCGGTGCGGCCGGCTCCATGCTCGGCACCAAGGCGCTCCAGTGCTTCGACGAGACGACCTGCGTGGTGCGGGCCGTCACCCGCTGGACCGAGTTCTACGCGCACGAGTCCTGTGGCAAGTGCACCCCCTGCCGCGAAGGCACCTACTGGCTGGTCCAGTTGCTCCGCGACATCGAAGCCGGCGAGGGCGTCATGTCGGACCTCGACAAGCTGAACGACATCGCCGACAACATCAACGGAAAGTCGTTCTGCGCGCTCGGCGACGGCGCCGCCAGCCCCATCTTCTCCTCGCTCAAGTACTTCCGCGCGGAGTACGAGCAGCACATCACGGGCAAGGGCTGCCCCTTCGACCCCAGGAAGTCGACCCTCTGGGCTGACACGGAGGTGAACGCATGA
- a CDS encoding NADH-quinone oxidoreductase subunit G: MTVTTNAPTGGGEAAVPPEDLVSLTIDGVELSVPKGTLVIRAAEQIGIEIPRFCDHPLLDPVGACRQCIVEIEGQRKPMASCTITCTDGMVVKTQLTSPVAEKSQRGVMELLLINHPLDCPVCDKGGECPLQNQAMSHGQSDSRFDGKKRTYEKPVPISTQVLLDRERCVLCARCTRFSTQVAGDPMIEMLERGALQQIGTGEGDPFESYFSGNTIQICPVGALTSAAYRFRSRPFDLVSSPSVCEHCAGGCATRTDHRRGKVLRRMAAEDPEVNEEWICDKGRFGFRYAQRPDRLTTPLVRGTDGVLAPASWPEALEAAAAGLAAARGRAGVLTGGRLTVEDAYAYAKFARVVLDTNDIDFRARIHSAEETDFLAATVAGTGKDLDGKGVTYSALEAAPAVLLVGIESEEEAPGVFLRLRKAHRKHKQRTFALAPFATRGLEKAGGTLLAAAPGTEPEWLDALASRTGLEAGGSGAADALRRSGAVIVLGERLAGVPGALTAAVRAAAATGAQLVWIPRRAGERAAVEAGALPSLLPGARPATDPRARDEVATAWGLDELPHRYGRDTGQIVEAAAGRELSALLVAGVEVADLPDPARALVALQEAFVVSLELRPGQVTDHADVVFPVAAVAEKAGAFINWEGRVRPFEAALKPEQMTRPLAPADARVLHMLADAADRPIALPDVHAVRRELDALGPWTGERAAEQSADTMPPPRPGAGEAVLAGHRLLLDQGRLQEGDDALAGTRHEASARLSAATAAETGVKDGDVLAVTGPAGAVELPLRITEMPDRVVWLPLNSTGHGVLADTGARPGTLVRIGPAGVGPAADEDAEVRP; encoded by the coding sequence ATGACCGTCACCACTAATGCTCCGACCGGTGGCGGAGAGGCCGCCGTACCCCCCGAAGACCTGGTCTCCCTGACCATCGACGGCGTCGAACTGTCGGTGCCCAAGGGGACCCTGGTCATCCGGGCCGCCGAACAGATCGGCATCGAGATCCCCCGGTTCTGCGACCACCCCCTGCTCGACCCGGTCGGCGCCTGCCGCCAGTGCATCGTCGAGATCGAGGGCCAGCGCAAGCCGATGGCCTCCTGCACCATCACCTGCACCGACGGCATGGTCGTCAAGACGCAGCTGACCTCCCCGGTCGCCGAGAAGTCCCAGCGCGGCGTGATGGAGCTGCTGCTCATCAACCACCCGCTGGACTGCCCGGTCTGCGACAAGGGCGGCGAGTGCCCCCTGCAGAACCAGGCGATGTCCCACGGTCAGAGCGACTCGCGTTTCGATGGCAAGAAGCGCACCTACGAGAAGCCCGTTCCGATCTCCACGCAGGTGCTGTTGGACCGCGAGCGGTGCGTGCTGTGCGCGCGCTGCACCCGCTTCTCCACGCAGGTCGCGGGCGACCCGATGATCGAGATGCTCGAACGCGGGGCGCTCCAGCAGATCGGCACCGGCGAGGGAGACCCCTTCGAGTCGTACTTCTCCGGCAACACCATCCAGATCTGCCCCGTCGGCGCTCTCACCTCGGCCGCGTACCGGTTCCGCTCCCGCCCGTTCGACCTCGTCTCCTCCCCGAGCGTGTGCGAGCACTGCGCGGGCGGCTGCGCGACCCGGACCGACCACCGCCGCGGCAAGGTGCTGCGCCGGATGGCCGCCGAGGACCCCGAGGTCAACGAGGAGTGGATCTGCGACAAGGGCCGCTTCGGGTTCCGCTACGCGCAGCGCCCGGACCGGCTGACCACCCCGCTGGTGCGCGGCACCGACGGGGTCCTCGCCCCGGCGAGCTGGCCCGAGGCCCTGGAGGCCGCGGCCGCCGGGCTCGCCGCCGCGCGCGGCCGGGCAGGGGTGCTGACCGGCGGTCGGCTCACCGTCGAGGACGCCTACGCGTACGCCAAGTTCGCGCGGGTGGTCCTCGACACCAACGACATCGACTTCCGGGCCCGGATCCACAGCGCGGAGGAGACCGATTTCCTCGCGGCCACCGTCGCCGGCACCGGCAAGGACCTCGACGGCAAGGGGGTGACGTACTCCGCGCTGGAGGCCGCGCCCGCCGTCCTGCTCGTCGGCATCGAGTCGGAGGAAGAGGCCCCCGGCGTCTTCCTGCGGCTGCGCAAGGCCCACCGCAAGCACAAGCAGCGGACCTTCGCCCTCGCCCCGTTCGCCACCCGCGGCCTGGAGAAGGCCGGAGGCACCCTGCTGGCCGCCGCGCCCGGCACCGAGCCCGAATGGCTCGACGCGCTGGCCTCCCGGACCGGGCTGGAGGCCGGCGGGTCCGGGGCCGCCGACGCGCTGCGCCGCAGCGGCGCGGTCATCGTCCTCGGGGAGCGCCTGGCCGGCGTGCCCGGCGCGCTGACCGCCGCCGTACGGGCCGCCGCCGCCACCGGCGCGCAGCTGGTGTGGATCCCGCGCCGGGCCGGGGAGCGGGCCGCCGTCGAGGCGGGCGCGCTGCCGTCCCTGCTGCCGGGGGCCCGGCCGGCCACCGACCCGCGGGCCCGCGACGAGGTCGCCACCGCGTGGGGGCTGGACGAACTCCCGCACCGCTACGGCCGCGACACCGGCCAGATCGTCGAGGCGGCCGCCGGCCGCGAGCTCTCCGCCCTGCTGGTCGCCGGCGTCGAGGTCGCCGACCTGCCGGACCCGGCCCGCGCGCTCGTCGCCCTCCAGGAGGCCTTCGTCGTCTCGCTGGAACTGCGGCCCGGCCAGGTCACCGACCACGCGGACGTGGTCTTCCCGGTCGCCGCCGTCGCCGAGAAGGCGGGCGCGTTCATCAACTGGGAGGGCAGGGTCCGGCCGTTCGAGGCCGCGCTCAAGCCCGAACAGATGACCCGCCCGCTCGCCCCCGCCGACGCCCGCGTGCTGCACATGCTGGCCGACGCGGCCGACCGGCCGATCGCGCTGCCCGACGTACACGCCGTACGCCGCGAGCTCGACGCGCTCGGCCCGTGGACCGGTGAACGCGCCGCCGAGCAGTCCGCGGACACCATGCCGCCGCCCCGCCCCGGAGCGGGCGAGGCCGTCCTCGCGGGCCACCGGCTCCTCCTCGACCAGGGTCGGCTCCAGGAGGGCGACGACGCCCTCGCCGGCACCCGGCACGAGGCGAGCGCCCGGCTCTCGGCCGCCACGGCCGCCGAGACCGGCGTCAAGGACGGTGACGTCCTCGCGGTGACCGGCCCGGCCGGCGCCGTGGAACTCCCGCTACGGATCACCGAGATGCCCGACCGGGTGGTCTGGCTCCCGCTGAACTCCACCGGGCACGGCGTGCTCGCCGACACCGGGGCCCGCCCGGGCACCCTCGTACGGATCGGCCCGGCCGGGGTCGGCCCGGCGGCCGACGAGGACGCGGAGGTGCGGCCGTGA
- the nuoH gene encoding NADH-quinone oxidoreductase subunit NuoH: MVNHLAQIAAQSQPHVLAAEDLSLFGRDVWWLVLIKAVFCFAFLMVTVLFSIVWERKVVAWMQLRIGPNRHGPWGMLQSLADGVKLMLKEDIIVKRADKVVYVLAPIIAAIPAFMAIAVIPFGPADDEVSIFGQRTTMQLTDLPIAMLYILAVASVGIYGIVLAGWSSGSTYPLLGGLRSCAQMISYEIAMGAAFASVFLYSGSMSTSAIVEAQADRWYIVLLPVSFIIYVITMVGETNRAPFDMPESEGDLVGGFNTEYSSIKFALFMLAEYVNMVTVSAVSVTLFLGGWRAPAPISTYWEGANHGWWPMLWFVIKVQLLLFFFIWLRGTLPRVRYDQLMKLGWKVLIPVSVLWLMLVATVRALRNERYDFSEIVLYVGGAVVAILLLSFVADLFRDRKEKAAAEQAGEAAADAPFDPLAGGFPVPPKPGQQLAPVPRRRPRRERELIVSGGTNTDSDREEGAENA; encoded by the coding sequence ATGGTGAACCACCTCGCCCAGATCGCGGCCCAGTCGCAGCCGCACGTCCTCGCGGCCGAGGACCTGAGCCTGTTCGGCCGCGACGTGTGGTGGCTGGTCCTCATCAAGGCGGTGTTCTGCTTCGCCTTCCTGATGGTGACCGTGCTCTTCTCCATCGTGTGGGAGCGCAAGGTCGTCGCCTGGATGCAGCTGCGCATCGGCCCCAACCGGCACGGCCCCTGGGGCATGCTCCAGTCGCTCGCCGACGGCGTGAAGCTCATGCTCAAGGAAGACATCATCGTCAAGCGGGCCGACAAGGTGGTGTACGTCCTGGCCCCGATCATCGCGGCGATCCCGGCCTTCATGGCCATCGCGGTGATCCCCTTCGGCCCGGCCGACGACGAGGTCTCGATCTTCGGCCAGCGCACCACGATGCAGCTCACCGACCTGCCGATCGCGATGCTCTACATCCTCGCGGTCGCCTCCGTCGGCATCTACGGCATCGTCCTGGCAGGCTGGTCCTCGGGCTCGACGTACCCACTGCTCGGCGGCCTGCGTTCCTGCGCGCAGATGATCTCGTACGAGATCGCGATGGGCGCGGCCTTCGCCTCCGTCTTCCTCTACTCCGGGTCGATGTCGACCTCGGCGATCGTCGAGGCGCAGGCCGACCGCTGGTACATCGTGCTGCTGCCGGTGTCGTTCATCATCTACGTCATCACCATGGTCGGCGAGACGAACCGGGCGCCGTTCGACATGCCGGAGTCCGAGGGCGACCTCGTCGGCGGCTTCAACACCGAGTACTCCTCCATCAAGTTCGCGCTGTTCATGCTGGCCGAGTACGTCAACATGGTCACCGTCTCGGCGGTCTCGGTCACCCTCTTCCTCGGCGGCTGGCGCGCCCCCGCGCCGATCTCCACGTACTGGGAGGGCGCGAACCACGGCTGGTGGCCGATGCTCTGGTTCGTCATCAAGGTCCAGCTGCTGCTGTTCTTCTTCATCTGGCTGCGCGGCACGCTGCCCCGCGTGCGCTACGACCAACTGATGAAGCTCGGCTGGAAGGTCCTGATCCCGGTCTCCGTGCTCTGGCTGATGCTGGTCGCGACCGTCCGGGCGCTGCGCAACGAGCGCTACGACTTCTCGGAGATCGTCCTGTACGTCGGCGGCGCGGTCGTCGCGATCCTGCTGCTGTCCTTCGTCGCGGACCTGTTCCGCGACCGCAAGGAGAAGGCGGCCGCCGAACAGGCCGGCGAGGCCGCCGCGGACGCGCCCTTCGACCCGCTGGCGGGCGGATTCCCCGTACCGCCCAAGCCCGGCCAGCAGCTGGCACCCGTACCGCGCAGGCGGCCCCGCCGGGAGCGGGAGCTGATCGTCAGTGGCGGGACGAATACCGACAGTGACCGAGAGGAGGGTGCTGAGAATGCCTGA
- the nuoI gene encoding NADH-quinone oxidoreductase subunit NuoI, producing the protein MPEPEQNEKWQNPVAGFGVTFKAMFKKRLTEQYPEQQKTTAPRFHGRHQLNRHPDGLEKCIGCELCAWACPADAIYVEGADNTDEERYSPGERYGRVYQINYARCILCGLCIEACPTRALTMTNEFELADSSRESLIYTKEQLLAGLTEGMVESPHSIFPGTDEQDYYRGLVTGAAPGTVRQVAVSKGETGAAPDAEEVQA; encoded by the coding sequence ATGCCTGAACCGGAGCAGAACGAGAAGTGGCAGAACCCGGTGGCCGGCTTCGGCGTGACCTTCAAGGCCATGTTCAAGAAGCGCCTCACCGAGCAGTACCCCGAGCAGCAGAAGACCACCGCCCCGCGCTTCCACGGACGGCACCAGCTGAACCGGCACCCGGACGGTCTGGAGAAGTGCATCGGGTGCGAACTGTGCGCCTGGGCCTGTCCCGCCGACGCCATCTACGTGGAGGGCGCGGACAACACCGACGAGGAGCGCTACTCCCCGGGCGAGCGGTACGGCCGGGTCTACCAGATCAACTACGCCCGCTGCATCCTGTGCGGGCTGTGCATCGAGGCCTGCCCGACGCGGGCGTTGACGATGACGAACGAGTTCGAACTGGCCGACTCCAGCCGCGAATCCCTCATCTACACGAAGGAGCAGCTGCTCGCGGGCCTGACCGAGGGCATGGTGGAGTCGCCGCACTCGATCTTCCCGGGCACCGACGAGCAGGACTACTACCGCGGTCTGGTCACCGGGGCGGCTCCCGGGACCGTCCGGCAGGTGGCGGTCTCCAAGGGCGAGACCGGGGCCGCGCCCGACGCCGAGGAGGTGCAGGCATGA
- a CDS encoding NADH-quinone oxidoreductase subunit J, which produces MSALAAATSTSTGEAVQFWVLATVAVIGALSTILMKKAVHSALSLAGTMIILAVFYLANGAYFLGVVQVIVYTGAIMMLFLFVVMLVGVTAADSLKETLKGQRWMAALCGLGFGVLLIAGLANAHLSHFNGLGRTNSAGHVEGLATLIFTKYVFAFEITGALLITAAVGAMVLTHRERTERAATQRELAERRVREGVQLPPLPAPGVYARHNAVDVAGLLPDGTPSELTVSKTLRARGQVRDVSDEALEDLKALEQRSAERLGREEASK; this is translated from the coding sequence ATGAGCGCCCTCGCAGCGGCCACCTCGACCTCCACGGGCGAAGCGGTCCAGTTCTGGGTCCTCGCCACCGTCGCCGTCATCGGGGCGCTGTCCACGATCCTGATGAAGAAGGCCGTACACAGCGCCCTGAGCCTGGCCGGGACGATGATCATCCTGGCGGTCTTCTACCTCGCCAATGGTGCGTACTTCCTCGGCGTGGTCCAGGTCATCGTCTACACCGGCGCGATCATGATGCTCTTCCTCTTCGTGGTCATGCTGGTCGGCGTCACCGCCGCCGACTCCCTCAAGGAGACCCTGAAGGGGCAGCGCTGGATGGCCGCCCTGTGCGGGCTCGGCTTCGGCGTCCTGCTCATCGCCGGCCTCGCCAACGCCCACCTCAGCCACTTCAACGGACTCGGCCGGACCAACTCCGCCGGGCACGTCGAGGGGCTGGCCACGCTGATCTTCACCAAGTACGTGTTCGCCTTCGAGATCACCGGCGCGCTGCTGATCACCGCAGCCGTCGGAGCGATGGTCCTCACCCACCGCGAGCGCACCGAGCGGGCCGCCACCCAGCGCGAGCTCGCCGAGCGGCGCGTCCGCGAGGGCGTCCAGCTCCCGCCGCTGCCCGCGCCCGGCGTGTACGCCCGGCACAACGCGGTGGACGTCGCCGGTCTGCTGCCGGACGGCACCCCGTCCGAGCTGACCGTCAGCAAGACGCTGCGCGCCCGCGGCCAGGTCCGGGACGTGTCGGACGAGGCACTGGAGGACTTGAAGGCGCTGGAGCAGCGGTCGGCCGAGCGGCTCGGCCGTGAGGAGGCCTCGAAGTGA
- the nuoK gene encoding NADH-quinone oxidoreductase subunit NuoK: MNPVNYLYLSALLFTIGAAGVLIRKNAIVLFMCIELMLNACNLAFVTFSRMHGNLDGQIIAFFTMVVAAAEVVVGLAIIVSLFRTRHSASVDDASLMKL; the protein is encoded by the coding sequence GTGAACCCGGTCAACTACCTGTACCTGTCGGCGCTGCTGTTCACCATCGGCGCCGCCGGAGTACTGATCCGGAAGAACGCGATCGTGCTGTTCATGTGCATCGAGCTGATGCTCAACGCCTGCAACCTCGCCTTCGTGACCTTCTCCCGGATGCACGGCAACCTCGACGGCCAGATCATCGCCTTCTTCACGATGGTCGTCGCCGCTGCGGAGGTCGTGGTGGGCCTCGCGATCATCGTGTCGCTGTTCCGTACCCGCCACTCGGCCTCGGTCGACGACGCCAGCCTGATGAAGCTGTAA